From Hymenobacter sedentarius, a single genomic window includes:
- a CDS encoding dolichyl-phosphate beta-glucosyltransferase, giving the protein MHVLSFVIPAYNEAARIGSTLKQVLAYLQTQPYSSEVIIVDDGSTDGTARVVEDIIASHAFHIPCRLVSYSPNRGKGYAVRQGLLAAEGTVALFSDADLSTPVTDLPLLLTPILAGTFDVVFGSRALDRSLIGVHQPWLREQSGRFFNLVMRLATGLPYADTQCGFKAFRLGVCRPIVAGATLDRFGFDVELLYLAHRAGLRLCEQPVRWNDATGSKVGLLNGLDGFRELRQLRRRAQQGHYDNALRGTREAMARPAAIITNDPLSAVE; this is encoded by the coding sequence TTGCACGTTCTCTCCTTCGTCATCCCAGCTTACAACGAGGCCGCCCGGATAGGCAGCACCCTGAAACAGGTGCTCGCCTACCTCCAGACGCAGCCTTACAGCAGCGAGGTAATCATCGTCGACGACGGCTCGACCGATGGCACGGCCCGGGTTGTGGAGGACATCATTGCTTCCCACGCCTTTCACATCCCCTGCCGGCTGGTCAGCTATTCGCCCAATCGGGGCAAAGGCTACGCCGTTCGCCAGGGCTTGCTGGCCGCCGAGGGTACCGTGGCGCTATTCTCCGATGCCGACTTGTCGACGCCGGTTACGGACTTGCCCTTGTTGCTGACGCCGATTCTGGCGGGGACGTTCGACGTGGTATTTGGGTCCCGGGCCCTGGACCGCAGCCTCATTGGGGTGCACCAGCCGTGGCTGCGGGAGCAAAGCGGCCGGTTTTTCAATCTGGTAATGCGGCTGGCCACCGGGCTGCCTTACGCGGATACGCAGTGCGGCTTCAAAGCCTTCCGGCTGGGGGTGTGCCGCCCCATCGTAGCCGGCGCCACCCTCGACCGGTTTGGCTTCGACGTGGAGCTGTTGTACCTCGCCCACCGCGCCGGGCTGCGCCTTTGCGAGCAGCCGGTGCGCTGGAACGACGCCACCGGCAGCAAGGTGGGCTTGCTTAACGGCCTCGATGGGTTTCGCGAGCTGCGGCAACTGCGCCGCCGCGCGCAGCAGGGCCACTACGACAACGCCTTGCGCGGCACGCGCGAAGCCATGGCCCGACCCGCTGCAATAATCACCAACGACCCCTTGTCCGCCGTCGAATAA
- a CDS encoding glycosyltransferase family 2 protein, translating to MVKFDTLSIVIPVYNEARTIHQILDLLRELKLVNNIGKEIILVNDCSTDGSGDTIRAYAARYPEMGLRLLEHAVNQGKGAALHTGIREATGDYVIIQDADLEYDPEEYNLLIKPILKGFADVVFGSRFMGGNPHRILFFWHSIGNYWLTLFSNMVTDLNLTDMETCYKMFRRDIIQGLQLEEKRFGFEPEVTAKVARVPHVRIYEVGISYYGRTYAEGKKIGWRDGFRAIYCILKYGLLGQ from the coding sequence GTGGTAAAATTCGATACCCTTTCCATCGTTATCCCGGTTTACAACGAAGCCCGTACCATCCATCAGATTCTGGATTTGCTGCGCGAGCTGAAGCTGGTGAATAACATCGGCAAGGAAATCATCCTGGTCAACGACTGCTCCACCGACGGCTCCGGTGATACCATTCGGGCCTACGCCGCGCGCTACCCCGAAATGGGCCTGCGCCTGCTGGAGCACGCCGTGAACCAGGGGAAAGGGGCGGCCCTACACACGGGCATCCGCGAGGCCACCGGCGACTACGTCATCATTCAGGACGCCGACCTGGAGTACGACCCCGAGGAGTACAACCTGCTCATCAAACCCATTCTCAAAGGCTTTGCCGACGTCGTGTTTGGCTCGCGTTTTATGGGCGGCAACCCGCACCGCATCCTATTCTTCTGGCACAGCATCGGCAACTACTGGCTCACCCTGTTTTCGAACATGGTGACCGACCTGAACCTGACCGACATGGAGACCTGCTACAAGATGTTCCGGCGCGACATCATCCAGGGCCTGCAGCTGGAGGAAAAGCGTTTCGGCTTCGAGCCCGAGGTGACGGCCAAAGTGGCCCGCGTGCCCCACGTGCGCATCTACGAAGTGGGCATCAGCTACTATGGCCGCACCTACGCCGAGGGCAAAAAGATAGGCTGGCGCGACGGCTTCCGGGCCATCTACTGCATTCTCAAGTACGGGCTGCTGGGGCAGTAA
- a CDS encoding glycosyltransferase family 39 protein has product MRSLHVWLVVAVLATLAVFQDRPWKALDVLDYDAGGYYAYLPSAFIYHDLGRADSLQRLALAAGRPQERGLYTLPDGRVISKYPLGVALGELPWFAGAHAYACLSHRYRADGFSRPYQHSVMLAGLVYGLLGLWIVRKLLLHFFDDRRTAWALAGVGLGTNYFNYCTYDAAMAHAALFMWQAALLYCTVRWYETFRPRWAVGVGLFLGLATLCRFTEALYVVIPLTWGITSWAALRQRPALLLAHAGQWGLAAAVGAAVLSLQFLFWRVVSGHWVVDSYSVEHFYFSQPHVLYGLFSFRKGWLLYTPLAGLMLLGLVAARRRLPAAVVPALVLLPVLLYVTFSWEAWWYGGGFSARPLVSLYPLLALPLAALLAVARGWSRPLQAGLQAAVVLCITLNLWQTWQYATGYLLDDKNTRELYFSKFF; this is encoded by the coding sequence GTGCGTTCGCTACACGTGTGGCTGGTGGTGGCGGTGCTGGCCACGCTGGCCGTGTTTCAGGACCGGCCGTGGAAGGCGCTGGATGTACTGGATTACGATGCGGGCGGCTACTACGCTTACCTGCCGTCGGCCTTTATCTACCACGACCTCGGCCGGGCCGACTCGTTGCAACGGCTGGCCCTGGCCGCCGGCCGGCCCCAGGAGCGGGGCCTTTACACGCTGCCCGATGGCCGCGTAATATCGAAATACCCGCTGGGCGTGGCACTGGGCGAGCTGCCGTGGTTTGCGGGCGCGCATGCCTACGCTTGCCTCAGCCACCGCTACCGCGCCGATGGCTTTTCGCGCCCCTACCAGCACAGCGTCATGCTGGCCGGGCTGGTGTATGGCCTGCTGGGCCTGTGGATAGTGCGCAAGCTGCTGCTGCACTTCTTCGACGACCGCCGCACGGCCTGGGCACTGGCTGGCGTGGGGCTGGGCACCAACTATTTCAACTACTGCACTTACGACGCGGCCATGGCGCACGCGGCCTTATTTATGTGGCAGGCGGCCTTGCTGTACTGCACCGTGCGGTGGTACGAAACGTTCCGGCCGCGCTGGGCCGTGGGCGTGGGGCTTTTCCTGGGCCTGGCCACGCTCTGCCGCTTCACCGAAGCCCTGTATGTTGTGATTCCGCTCACCTGGGGCATCACGTCGTGGGCGGCGCTGCGGCAGCGGCCGGCGCTGCTGCTGGCGCACGCCGGCCAATGGGGCCTGGCGGCGGCCGTGGGGGCGGCAGTGCTGAGCCTGCAATTCCTGTTCTGGCGCGTCGTGTCCGGGCACTGGGTGGTCGACAGCTACAGTGTGGAACACTTCTACTTTTCGCAGCCTCACGTGCTGTACGGGCTCTTTAGCTTCCGCAAGGGCTGGCTGCTGTACACGCCCCTGGCCGGGCTGATGCTGCTGGGCCTGGTGGCCGCTCGGCGACGCCTGCCGGCCGCGGTGGTGCCGGCGCTGGTGCTGCTGCCAGTGCTGCTCTACGTTACCTTTAGCTGGGAGGCGTGGTGGTACGGCGGCGGTTTCAGCGCCCGGCCGTTGGTCAGCCTCTACCCGCTGCTGGCGTTGCCCCTTGCGGCGCTGCTGGCCGTGGCCCGTGGCTGGAGCCGGCCGCTCCAAGCGGGGCTGCAAGCGGCCGTGGTGCTGTGCATCACGCTTAACTTGTGGCAAACCTGGCAGTACGCCACCGGCTATTTGCTCGACGACAAAAACACCCGCGAGCTGTATTTCAGTAAGTTTTTTTAA
- a CDS encoding 3-hydroxyanthranilate 3,4-dioxygenase yields the protein MPIARPFNFQQWIDEHRHLLKPPVGNQQVFKDNKDFIVMVVGGPNARKDYHVDAGEELFWQIEGTMTVKIIEDGQPVDIPIGPGEMFLLPPNVPHSPRRPAGTVGLVLERYREPGELDGFQWYCENCGHKLYEEFAVITDIVAQLPPIMNKFWASEDLRTCKNCGTYMEAPAPVAG from the coding sequence ATGCCCATCGCCCGCCCCTTCAACTTCCAACAGTGGATTGACGAACACCGCCATTTGCTGAAGCCGCCAGTGGGCAACCAGCAGGTATTCAAAGATAACAAGGACTTCATCGTGATGGTAGTGGGCGGCCCCAACGCCCGCAAAGATTACCACGTGGACGCCGGCGAGGAGCTGTTCTGGCAAATCGAAGGCACGATGACGGTGAAAATCATCGAAGACGGCCAGCCGGTGGACATCCCCATCGGGCCCGGCGAGATGTTCCTGCTGCCGCCCAACGTGCCCCACTCGCCCCGCCGCCCGGCCGGCACGGTGGGCCTGGTGCTGGAGCGCTACCGCGAGCCCGGCGAGCTCGACGGCTTTCAGTGGTACTGCGAAAACTGCGGCCACAAGCTCTACGAGGAGTTCGCCGTCATCACCGACATCGTGGCCCAGCTCCCGCCCATCATGAACAAGTTCTGGGCTTCGGAGGACCTGCGCACCTGTAAAAACTGCGGCACCTACATGGAGGCGCCCGCGCCAGTGGCCGGCTAA
- a CDS encoding SDR family oxidoreductase has protein sequence MDLLPYRALVGGSTQGIGRAVAQLLAEHGCAITLLARNEERLREVVAELPAPTGHEHDYLVADFNDPEHLAQVVQDYLAQHPTGFHILVNNTGGPPGGPLLEAPVAALQAAFQQHVVCNHLLAQAVVPAMRQAGFGRIINIVSTSVKIPLPGLGVSNTIRGAVASWAKTLANELGSHGITVNNVLPGATLTQRHISLVEKKAAQTGQSAEAVEAEMLKLIPARRFGLPEEVAAAVAFLASPAAGYINGTSVPVDGGRTGSL, from the coding sequence ATGGACCTACTCCCGTATCGCGCCCTGGTGGGCGGCAGCACCCAAGGCATCGGCCGCGCAGTGGCCCAACTTTTGGCCGAGCACGGCTGCGCCATCACACTGCTGGCCCGCAACGAAGAGCGCCTGCGCGAGGTGGTGGCCGAGCTGCCCGCCCCCACCGGCCACGAGCACGATTATTTGGTGGCCGATTTCAACGACCCCGAGCACCTGGCCCAAGTAGTGCAGGATTACCTGGCCCAACACCCCACCGGCTTTCACATTCTGGTGAACAACACCGGCGGCCCTCCCGGCGGGCCCCTGCTCGAGGCGCCCGTGGCCGCCCTGCAGGCGGCCTTCCAGCAGCACGTGGTGTGCAACCACCTGCTGGCCCAGGCCGTGGTGCCAGCCATGCGGCAGGCGGGGTTTGGGCGCATCATCAACATCGTGAGCACCTCCGTGAAAATTCCGCTGCCGGGGCTTGGCGTAAGCAACACCATCCGCGGGGCGGTGGCGAGTTGGGCCAAAACCCTGGCCAATGAGCTGGGCTCGCACGGCATCACTGTCAACAACGTGCTGCCCGGTGCCACGCTCACCCAGCGGCACATTTCGCTGGTGGAGAAAAAAGCCGCCCAAACCGGCCAGTCGGCCGAGGCCGTCGAAGCCGAGATGCTCAAGCTCATCCCGGCCCGGCGCTTCGGCCTTCCCGAGGAAGTGGCCGCGGCCGTTGCCTTCCTGGCCTCCCCGGCCGCCGGCTACATCAACGGCACCAGCGTGCCAGTAGACGGCGGGCGCACAGGAAGCCTGTAG
- a CDS encoding amidohydrolase family protein, whose product MLSIDIHTHILPERWPNLAERYGYGGFIRLEHHKPCCARMMQDDKFFREVQDNCWDPAVRLREYNQFGVQVQVLSTVPVMFSYWAKPADCLDLSQLLNDHIADVVHRYPTRYVGLGTIPMQAPMLAIQELERCMKIGLAGVQIGSHVNDWNLDQPELFEVFAAAQELGACVFVHPWDMMAQQKMPKYWLPWLVGMPAESTLALCSLIFGGVLERLPRLRVAVAHGGGSFASTIGRIEHGWQVRPDLCAVDNPHNPRNYLGKFWVDSLVHDPLMLDYLVKTLGADKITLGSDYPFPLGELEPGQLIKSMPFSDDIKAQMLGQNALDWLGLAQERFITAPSLLAGR is encoded by the coding sequence GTGCTTTCCATCGACATCCACACCCACATCCTGCCCGAGCGCTGGCCCAACTTAGCGGAGCGCTACGGCTACGGGGGCTTCATCCGGCTAGAGCACCACAAGCCGTGCTGCGCCCGCATGATGCAGGACGACAAGTTCTTCCGCGAGGTACAAGACAACTGCTGGGACCCGGCCGTGCGGCTGCGCGAGTACAACCAGTTTGGGGTGCAGGTGCAGGTGCTGAGCACCGTGCCCGTGATGTTCAGCTACTGGGCCAAGCCTGCCGACTGCCTCGACTTGAGCCAGCTGCTCAACGACCACATTGCCGACGTGGTGCACCGCTACCCCACCCGCTACGTGGGGCTGGGCACCATTCCGATGCAGGCACCCATGCTGGCCATCCAGGAGCTGGAGCGCTGCATGAAAATTGGGCTGGCCGGCGTTCAAATCGGCTCGCACGTAAACGACTGGAACCTCGACCAGCCGGAGCTCTTTGAAGTATTTGCCGCCGCCCAGGAGCTAGGCGCCTGCGTATTTGTGCACCCCTGGGACATGATGGCCCAGCAGAAAATGCCCAAGTACTGGCTGCCCTGGCTGGTGGGCATGCCCGCCGAAAGCACCCTGGCGCTCTGCTCCCTGATATTCGGCGGGGTGTTGGAGCGGCTGCCCCGGCTGCGCGTGGCGGTGGCCCACGGCGGGGGCTCGTTTGCCAGCACCATCGGGCGCATCGAGCACGGCTGGCAGGTGCGGCCCGACCTCTGCGCCGTGGACAACCCTCACAATCCGCGCAACTACCTGGGCAAGTTTTGGGTCGACTCCCTGGTGCACGACCCGCTGATGCTCGACTACTTGGTAAAGACCCTCGGGGCCGACAAAATCACGTTGGGCTCGGACTATCCCTTCCCGCTGGGCGAGCTGGAACCCGGCCAGCTCATCAAGTCTATGCCGTTTTCGGATGACATTAAGGCGCAGATGCTGGGCCAGAACGCGCTGGACTGGTTGGGACTGGCCCAGGAGCGATTTATCACGGCACCCTCTCTGCTGGCCGGCCGCTAG
- a CDS encoding FAD-dependent oxidoreductase, translated as MSAVAPSLPTAEPLTVMGAGLVGSLLSLYLARRGHPVQVFERRADPRRAGFQEGRSINLALSDRGWRALEGVGVADDIRQVGIPMTGRVMHDVQGNLTRQPYGQADQAIYSVNRGHLNRRLLDLAEAQPNVRLHFGQQCLGIDLKAQQLHLLDTATQQEHTEPYSRLFGTDGAFSAVRSALQKTDRYDYSQHYLEYGYKELTIEAGPQGAWKLEKNALHIWPRGQYLMIALPNLDGSFNCTLFFPYEGPESFAALQTPADVTAFFTRVFPDAVPLMPALTQEFFEHPTGSLVTIRCFPWKHDDDVLLLGDASHAIVPFYGQGMNAGFEDCSVLNALLDRYGDAAWPTIFSEFQAQRKPNTDAMADLALYNFTEMRDRVADPRFLLQKKIEARIASQYPGRWTPLYSQVTFSHTPYAEAWAAGQRQDAIMARLMPHIQTEADFDQPAVQELVRQEMAGQHQPLTVG; from the coding sequence ATGTCCGCTGTTGCCCCGTCGTTGCCCACCGCCGAACCGCTTACCGTGATGGGAGCGGGCCTGGTGGGCTCCTTGCTGTCGTTGTACTTGGCGCGGCGCGGGCACCCGGTGCAGGTGTTTGAGCGCCGCGCCGACCCGCGCCGGGCCGGCTTCCAGGAGGGCCGCTCCATCAACCTGGCCTTGTCGGACCGTGGCTGGCGGGCCCTGGAGGGCGTGGGCGTGGCCGACGACATTCGCCAGGTGGGCATTCCGATGACCGGCCGGGTGATGCACGACGTGCAGGGCAACCTCACGCGCCAGCCCTACGGCCAGGCCGACCAGGCCATTTACTCCGTGAACCGCGGCCACCTCAACCGCCGCTTGCTCGACCTGGCCGAGGCCCAGCCCAACGTGCGCCTGCACTTCGGCCAGCAGTGCCTGGGCATCGACCTGAAGGCCCAGCAGCTGCACCTGCTCGACACGGCCACGCAGCAGGAGCACACAGAGCCCTACAGCCGCCTGTTTGGCACCGACGGCGCGTTTTCGGCGGTGCGCAGCGCCCTGCAGAAAACCGACCGCTACGACTACTCGCAGCACTACCTGGAGTACGGCTACAAGGAGCTCACCATCGAAGCCGGCCCCCAGGGCGCGTGGAAGCTGGAGAAAAATGCCCTGCACATCTGGCCCCGCGGGCAGTACCTGATGATTGCGCTGCCCAACCTCGACGGTTCGTTCAATTGCACGCTATTTTTTCCCTACGAAGGGCCCGAGAGCTTCGCCGCCCTGCAAACGCCAGCCGACGTGACGGCCTTTTTCACCCGCGTGTTTCCCGATGCCGTGCCGCTGATGCCGGCGCTCACGCAGGAGTTTTTTGAACACCCCACTGGCTCGCTGGTCACCATTCGCTGCTTTCCGTGGAAGCACGACGATGACGTGCTGCTGCTCGGCGATGCGTCGCACGCCATCGTGCCCTTTTACGGGCAGGGCATGAACGCCGGCTTCGAAGACTGCAGCGTGCTCAACGCCCTGCTCGACCGGTACGGCGATGCCGCCTGGCCCACCATTTTCAGCGAGTTCCAGGCCCAGCGCAAGCCCAACACCGACGCCATGGCCGACCTGGCGCTGTACAACTTCACCGAAATGCGCGACCGCGTGGCCGACCCGCGCTTTCTGCTGCAGAAGAAGATTGAGGCCCGGATTGCCAGCCAGTACCCCGGCCGCTGGACGCCGCTGTATTCGCAGGTTACGTTTTCGCACACGCCCTACGCCGAGGCCTGGGCCGCCGGCCAGCGCCAGGATGCCATCATGGCCCGCCTCATGCCCCACATTCAAACCGAAGCCGACTTCGACCAGCCGGCCGTGCAGGAGCTGGTGCGGCAGGAAATGGCCGGCCAGCATCAACCCTTAACAGTAGGGTGA
- the kynU gene encoding kynureninase, whose amino-acid sequence MTYTPAPLSAAQLDTNDPLAAFRQEFHIPPGPDGRPCAYFCGNSLGLQPKAARAAVEQEFEAWERLGVEGHFHGTSPWMHYHETLAAASAHLVGARPLEVVVMNSLTVNLHLLLVSFYRPTATRYKILMEGGAFPSDQYAIESQARLHSLDPADVIVELLPRPGEHTLRTGDIEATIQELGDSLATVLIGGVNYYTGQAFDMAAITRAGHAVGALVGFDLAHAAGNLELNLHDWDVDFACWCSYKYLNSGPGGTSGVFVHERFAQRPDLVRLAGWWGHDPSDRFQMKKGFRPMPGAAGWQLSNAQIFPMAIHRASLEIVERAGGMAALRRKSEQLTAYLETLIRGLGLPTTQLEIITPPDPAQRGCQLSVLVHQRGRELFNFLAGRGIIADWREPNVIRLAPVPLYNSFEDVSRVGEALARFFTEE is encoded by the coding sequence ATGACCTACACCCCCGCTCCTCTCTCCGCTGCCCAACTCGACACCAACGACCCGCTAGCGGCTTTCCGCCAGGAGTTTCACATTCCGCCCGGCCCCGACGGCCGGCCGTGCGCCTACTTCTGCGGCAACTCGCTGGGCCTGCAGCCCAAGGCGGCCCGCGCCGCGGTAGAGCAGGAGTTTGAGGCCTGGGAGCGGCTGGGCGTAGAAGGCCACTTCCACGGCACCTCCCCCTGGATGCACTACCACGAAACGTTGGCTGCGGCCTCGGCCCACCTGGTGGGCGCCCGGCCCCTTGAGGTGGTGGTGATGAACAGCCTCACCGTCAACCTGCACTTGCTGCTGGTGTCGTTTTACCGCCCCACGGCCACGCGCTACAAGATTCTGATGGAAGGCGGCGCCTTCCCATCCGACCAGTACGCCATCGAAAGCCAAGCCCGCCTGCACAGCCTCGACCCCGCCGACGTGATAGTGGAGCTGCTGCCGCGCCCCGGCGAGCACACCCTGCGCACGGGCGACATCGAAGCCACCATTCAGGAGCTGGGCGACTCGCTGGCCACCGTGCTCATCGGGGGAGTAAATTATTATACCGGGCAGGCCTTCGATATGGCCGCCATCACGCGGGCAGGCCACGCGGTGGGCGCGCTGGTGGGCTTCGACCTGGCCCACGCGGCCGGCAACCTGGAGCTGAACCTGCACGACTGGGACGTGGATTTTGCTTGCTGGTGCTCTTATAAGTACCTGAACTCGGGGCCCGGGGGCACGTCGGGCGTGTTTGTGCACGAGCGGTTTGCCCAGCGGCCCGATTTGGTGCGGCTGGCCGGCTGGTGGGGCCACGACCCGTCCGATAGGTTTCAAATGAAAAAAGGCTTCCGGCCCATGCCCGGCGCGGCCGGCTGGCAGCTCTCGAATGCCCAGATTTTCCCGATGGCTATTCACCGCGCGAGCCTCGAGATTGTTGAGCGCGCCGGGGGCATGGCCGCGCTGCGCCGCAAGAGCGAGCAGCTCACCGCCTACCTCGAAACCCTTATCCGCGGGCTGGGGCTGCCCACCACCCAGCTGGAAATCATCACCCCCCCGGACCCCGCCCAACGCGGCTGCCAGCTCTCGGTGCTGGTGCACCAGCGGGGCCGCGAGCTGTTCAACTTCCTGGCCGGCCGGGGCATCATCGCCGATTGGCGGGAGCCCAACGTCATTCGCCTGGCACCCGTGCCGCTCTATAATTCGTTTGAGGATGTAAGCCGGGTGGGCGAGGCGTTGGCGCGCTTCTTCACTGAGGAATGA
- a CDS encoding LytR/AlgR family response regulator transcription factor: MLTCAIIDDDEINRLTLEHYIELSPNLQLEVSLADGIAGLAYFREGHKVDVLFLDIEMPHLSGLDLLRVLTDPPEVIITTGRQDFAVDAFELRVTDYLVKPFEFGRFTQAVERVQSRRATSPAPAAADGPANTDLFVKVNSRMVRINFDDVLYVEALSDYVNIVTAKQKHIVYTTLKALEARLSTFPNFIRVHRSYLLNTQHIESIEDNTANLRGGHFVPIGKSYQDGFYKGLQRI; this comes from the coding sequence ATGTTAACATGCGCCATCATTGATGATGACGAGATTAATCGTCTGACTCTCGAGCACTACATCGAGCTTTCCCCCAACCTCCAGCTGGAGGTATCGTTGGCGGATGGCATTGCCGGGCTGGCCTACTTCCGCGAGGGCCACAAGGTAGACGTGCTGTTTCTGGACATTGAGATGCCCCACCTCAGCGGCCTGGACCTGCTGCGCGTGCTCACCGACCCGCCGGAGGTTATCATCACCACCGGCCGCCAGGACTTCGCGGTGGATGCGTTTGAGCTGCGCGTGACCGACTACCTGGTGAAGCCCTTCGAGTTTGGGCGCTTCACGCAGGCCGTGGAACGGGTGCAGTCGCGCCGGGCCACCAGCCCCGCCCCAGCGGCCGCCGACGGCCCCGCCAACACGGACTTGTTTGTGAAGGTGAACAGCCGCATGGTGCGCATCAACTTCGACGACGTGCTGTACGTGGAGGCCCTGTCCGACTACGTCAACATCGTGACGGCCAAGCAGAAGCACATCGTGTACACCACGCTCAAGGCCTTGGAAGCCCGCCTGAGCACCTTCCCCAATTTCATCCGGGTGCACCGCAGCTACCTGCTCAACACCCAGCACATCGAGTCCATCGAAGACAACACGGCCAACCTGCGCGGCGGGCACTTTGTGCCCATCGGCAAGTCGTACCAGGACGGGTTTTACAAGGGCCTGCAGCGCATTTAG
- a CDS encoding glycoside hydrolase family 16 protein translates to MVTAASFTYLSRWQRWARLWLLVALLASGAAPARAQGPPPNYADYKMLWAEEFNQDGDSTLLAPRWGFAYPWGRNIVGNAETEYYTGTEVHTRGGLLYLTATRLAQPRRYQLGQEVRQLRYTAGMLHSLLPGLDSLRLAPCPPTPGGFGYGMFEIRCRLPKGYGAFPAFWLAGHDEFDIMEAADGGFGNNAVAHANGYWRPALAQAQACQCLFYSTVPGHFSSLFHTYTLRWEPGQLTFYFDGVPIRRETRFRTLGCPLNLIVNLAMWNWASPAHDTMAVDYIRVWQPRHPPAFSFAVGDYRQPPVGYGAMPRWEPRGYVPPPGVQTWTLAPDSLGRLRLNLTDNHNPPCSGWQALPTTTGWRTPWLVPRLREAPATQLNFGGTADLAWALTDECGRVLLAGTAPAGQPWRPHWPEWLPPGAYRLQLRLLKTPGPAVWHPLYIVDFPTLTPDSAWLAAPAGP, encoded by the coding sequence ATGGTAACGGCGGCTTCCTTTACGTACCTGAGCCGCTGGCAACGCTGGGCCAGGCTCTGGCTGCTGGTGGCCTTGCTCGCCAGCGGGGCGGCCCCGGCCCGTGCCCAGGGCCCACCGCCCAACTACGCCGATTACAAGATGCTGTGGGCCGAGGAATTCAACCAGGACGGCGACAGCACCCTGCTGGCGCCGCGCTGGGGCTTTGCCTACCCGTGGGGTCGCAACATTGTGGGCAATGCTGAAACCGAGTACTACACGGGCACGGAGGTGCACACCCGCGGCGGGCTGCTGTACCTCACGGCCACCCGGCTGGCGCAGCCCCGGCGCTACCAGCTGGGCCAAGAGGTGCGGCAGCTGCGCTACACGGCGGGCATGCTGCACAGCCTGCTGCCGGGGCTCGACTCGCTGCGGCTGGCGCCGTGCCCGCCCACGCCGGGCGGCTTCGGCTACGGCATGTTTGAAATCCGTTGCCGGCTGCCCAAGGGCTACGGGGCGTTTCCGGCGTTCTGGCTGGCCGGGCACGACGAATTCGATATTATGGAAGCCGCCGACGGTGGCTTCGGCAACAACGCCGTGGCCCATGCCAACGGCTACTGGCGGCCGGCCCTGGCGCAGGCACAGGCCTGCCAATGCCTTTTTTACTCCACCGTGCCGGGGCATTTTTCCAGCCTTTTCCATACCTATACCCTGCGCTGGGAGCCGGGCCAGCTCACGTTTTACTTCGACGGCGTGCCCATTCGGCGCGAAACCCGCTTCCGTACGTTGGGCTGCCCGCTCAACCTGATTGTGAACCTGGCCATGTGGAACTGGGCGTCGCCCGCGCACGACACGATGGCCGTCGACTACATCCGGGTGTGGCAGCCGCGCCACCCGCCGGCGTTCAGCTTTGCGGTGGGCGACTACCGCCAGCCGCCGGTGGGCTACGGGGCCATGCCCCGGTGGGAGCCCCGGGGCTACGTGCCGCCGCCCGGCGTGCAAACCTGGACGCTGGCACCCGACTCGCTCGGCCGCCTTCGGCTCAACCTCACCGACAACCACAACCCGCCCTGCAGCGGCTGGCAGGCCCTGCCCACGACCACGGGCTGGCGCACCCCGTGGCTGGTGCCGCGGCTGCGCGAGGCCCCCGCCACCCAGCTCAACTTTGGCGGAACGGCCGACTTGGCCTGGGCCCTCACCGACGAGTGCGGGCGGGTGCTGCTGGCGGGCACCGCGCCGGCGGGCCAGCCGTGGCGCCCGCACTGGCCGGAGTGGCTGCCCCCGGGCGCGTACCGGCTGCAGCTCCGGCTGCTGAAAACCCCGGGCCCGGCCGTCTGGCACCCGCTGTATATCGTCGACTTCCCTACCCTGACCCCGGATTCGGCCTGGCTGGCGGCCCCGGCCGGGCCATAA